Part of the Pelmatolapia mariae isolate MD_Pm_ZW linkage group LG3_W, Pm_UMD_F_2, whole genome shotgun sequence genome is shown below.
GTGATCTTCTTACAGCTTCAAgacaacaaatttcccacgtgtgggactaataaaggtcatcttatcttaagaCAAACATAGTAAAAACAGGAGCATATTTGTTTCCTGATAAAATGATGTGACAGGTAGAACAGAGTAAAGTGGTGGTGTTACAGCCTTTCTCCCCTCTGCTGCCGAGGCTGTTAGTCTCTCCCAAACTCAGCTACAGGACTtccaaatgaatgaaagcagcagaagtggctttacaaatgaaagaggaagaggagaagaagaggagagggaggccaCCCTGACCATCactccagctgaaaacatcacaCTTCCATTAAAGTTGGTGAGAAAATTTTGAGCAGGATGAGCTGCTGGCTAATCTGGAGGCTgtagcagcagctcacagtcaCCGTGGATTTCCACTCATGAAAAAGCTCTGGCTGCTTCATTTCTCATCTCATATCAGAGACTTTAGTGAAGCTGTACTGTGATGCTTCCATATTCCAGTGAGGCCTCCAGAATGATTTCAGCTGTTctgcacacacactgtgtgcccTGTATGGCTCAAAGtctctgcagcctgtttttatctgctatcatcagatcttcatcatcctcattcacatccctcacacactctACAGCCTCATCAGCACTGACTTCATCTTCACTGACTGATGGAGCACAACATGAACCTGTGGAGGCTGAAACACTGTCCTGTCAAACATCTCCCCATCACCActccacttctgtcagccttTAAATGAACCCTGCTCAAGTCTGTCACTTCTGTTTGGAGCCAAAAGAGGTCAAAGATGATGCCACTACATTCTTGTCTAGAAGATATTAAAGTGTATTTGGTGACACAGAAAAAAGGGTCAAGTTTAAGTACAGTTTGGGTCCACACATGTCCAAACCCTGGTGTGTGGGCCTACTTAGTACTGAGAAAAGCCACTAAAAGAACGCCCACCAGaccaaagcaatggttttgacttgATCAGcattaaccccgccccctgactTTGATGGGTGAAGttgacaaataaaatgtatttatgaacAGCGATGCAGGGCCAGGAGTAGCAAcgtgaattaaataaatacatcattaaataattcattatcaatatttttaattaattactgaaataaataattcattagtgatgtatttatttaatacaaCCATAAAATTATTTCTAgtttactcaaaataaattgaaGACATCAATAATAAAGGTTAAATTATGATAATGAATACATGCAACTATAACTGATGACATAAGAATTTGGATTTTTAAGCTAAAGCGAAGGTGCTGACTCACTTGGCATGTTTCTCTCAAATCCTCCCtaataacaataacataatTACACTTTAgccacaagagggcagcagCATTAATACAAGTCCCGTGTATATAAAGGTACAGTGATTATATTACAGGgattttgacaaaaacaaaacagaagttgATGGCAGTGTGTTTTTCCATAACATACcaaccaaaataaataataaaaactttataACTTACAGAGCTTTTTTAGAgactttgaccactggcagcagcctcagaagagcctcctctgaacaAAAGTATTTctgcaggtcaaacacatccagatctttttctgatgacagtaagatgaagaccagagctgaccactgagcaggagacagtttatctgtggagagacgtcctgatctcagggactgttggatctcctccagtagagaacgatcgttcagttcattcagacagtggaacagattgatgcttttctctgcagacagattctcactgagcttcttcttgatgtacttGACTGCTTCTTGATTGGTCTGTgcgctacttcctgtctgtgtcatcaGGCCTTGCAAACGAGTTTGATTAGTCTTCAGACCCAAGAGAAAACgaaggaacaagtccaggtgtccattggggctctgtaaggccttgtccaCAGCACACTGGTGGAGAGATTGGAGTTTTGGTTTATCAGATAATTTAAGCCACATGGAcgttgtttgttgttcttccagcagattgagtccagagttgatgaaggtcaggtggacatgaagagcagccagaaactcctgaacactgagatgaacaaagcagaacaccttgttcTGGTACAGTTgtttctcctctttaaagatctgtgtgaacactcctgagtacactgaggctgctctgatatcgatgccacactctgtcaggtctggttcatagaagatcaggtttcctttctgcagctgatcaaaagccagttttcccagtgactcaatcatcttcctgctctctggactccagtgtggatctgtctcagctcctccatcatattTGATCCTCTtgactttggcctgaaccaccaggaagtggatgtacatctcagtcagggtcttgggcagctgtcctccctctctggtttccagcacatcctccagaactgtagcagtgatccagcagaagactgggatgtggcacatgatgtggaggcttcgagctttcttgatgtgggagatgatcctgctggcctgctcctcatctctgaatctcttcctgaagtactcctccttctgtgggtcagtgaaccctctgacctctgtcaccatgtcgACACACtgaggagggatctgattggctgctgcaggtcgtgttgTTATCCAAAGGCGAGCAGAAGGGAGCAGGTTCCCTCtgatgaggtttgtcagcagctcatccaatgaggtggactttcttGTTTCAGTCAGGATTTTAGTTTTGTTGAAGTCCAAAttaagtcgacactcatccagaccatcaagtatgaacacaacctggaagtcttcaagcCTGCAGATTCCTGATTGGTTAGTTTGattaaagaagtgatgaacaagttccaccaagctgaacttttcctctttcagcacattcagctctctgaaagtgaatggaaatatgaactggatgtcctggttggctttgtcttcagcccagtccaggctgtatttctgtgttaagactgttttcccaatgccagccactccctttgtcagcactgttctgattggttcgtctcttccaggtgagactttaaagatgtcttcttgtctgatggttgtttctgctctgtctggtttcctggatgctgtttcaatctgtctgacctcatgttcatcattgacctctgcagtccctccctctgtgatgtggagctctgtgtagatctgattcaggaGGGTTGggcttcctgctttagcgatgccctcaaacacacactggaacttcttcttcagttgGGCTTTAAGTTCACGTTTACAGAGTGGAGCAAATATTTCTGAAGGTAAGAAATTCAGAAACAAATATTACACAATAAATATCACAGCCTTTCAGTACCCTGAAAGGATGAATGTCTATTGGTCCATTTCTTGAGCTATTAGGAAAGATCAATATTCAGTCTTTAGAGAAATTCTCTTACTGCTCCGCAGATGGTCAGCCATCTCATGCTGCTTAAGTCTCCTCAAGAAGTGGAGTGTGATCTTCAGAAATGCTTCTCTGCAgctctttctttcatcttcatcCTCACCTCCAAACATCTCCTCATCCTCCATCTGGCTCTTTAAAGTTTCTGGGTGATCTGGACTCAGaagcttctggatcttcttcagctcgttcttcacaaacatggtgatgttgtcctccagccgCTGGAAAAGAAGACTATATGAATTAGCcagtggtaaatggactggttcttatacagcTCTCTGTGATACTCTGTGCACACAAAGcattttatacaacatgcctcattcaacCAAGCACATTGTTCTGTGCTTAAATACTTtctttcacactctgatggatgcatcagagggCAGCTTGGGTTTAGTACGTTACCCAGTACATTTGCCAGCCAGGGTTTGATTCACAAAGCTTCTGACTAGTAGCTGACCTGctcacctcctgagctacagtcacCCCAATCTgactgaaatcatggagccCAAACTCTGATTTatgttggacacactgacaatccTCTGGTCCACAAAGTGCAGCACAGAGGTGactgaaaagaacaaatgtaAACGTAGTACTACAAACCATAACCACAGAGTCCAGGTGTGTTTGATGTTGCTGTGCAGACTGACCAGTGGAAACCTCTGCTCTCTCCtgctccactctgtggaggagtaATGAATAATTAGCTCATGTTATGTctgtccacacacagacacaagctaAAGGTCCATGAAGTGATGTTTGGATGGCTTCAGTCAATCAGATGACTGTCATGGTGAAGCTTTGCTAGTCCTGGTGATCCCACTGAGAATTAACAACTCAGTTTCCAGATGTCTGTAGTTTTCTGCTCAGTTTCTTTAGTCCCAACAGCTCTTACCATCTCCTGCATAAAGCTTTCCCTCCATGCTCAGATGCCCTGGAACAAGGTGCTCTCTTTATATCAGTGACTGGTTTAAAGGGACAACTTGCAGTGCTCGCCAAACTTTGTGTCAGCAAAAGTAGTTCTAATGTTTATtacactttttacatttttacacacaAATCAATGAACGCAAAAACATAAActtttcacatattttgtttcacaatgttacaaaactcagttcaCAACTACACAGTCTgatttacaaaatatttatgagcaCAGTTTGAGCCGATGTATGTCCCgagtctgtggactcagtggttttgttttgattgttatTGTCTTTTGTTACAATTTCATCCTGATTAAGATTTTCTAGTTCtgaggttttggtttctgtgttccctctgtacTGTGTTAgtattgtgtctctgtgttcacttcctgttttattttgacagtgccATGTCCTACGTTAGTGTGTCTacttttgcttccccttgtctgGTTATGTCCAATTaatccagctgtgtctccctcccttttctcattccctgattgtttttttgtgtatatGAGCCCTTTGTTTTCTCCTGCTTGTTGCCGGCTCGTCTGTGTTATCTCCCCGTGTCTCCGTTTAAGGTTTCAGGttagtgttttagttttttcagtAGAGGTTATCTTAGCTTCTGCACAGGCCATCTCCGCTGCACTTCACCGTTtcaataaagctcactcacTTCACAGCAGTGTCGGCATCTTGGGTCCTTTATTAAATTCAACATGGCTCGCCCCGCTAGCCGTGACATAAGATGTGAAAACAATATCCAAAAAACATGAGGGACAAACAGGGAATAGTTTGAAGGTGCAGGGCCAACAAACTGAGTCTAGCCATAAACTCAGAGTTGATTGATAAGCATTTTGAATTGGCTGATCTGAGTTACTTCAATCAAGTCTATGTTCACTTTGAGTTAAGATTATACATGattaatgtaaaagaaaaaagccatcATCAGCAACTGATTCTGATTCAGCAGGTTTTCAAATCTAaacggtacccatccctagctggctgtagttaaacctttacttaaaaagcatccctagaccagctgtcttagctaattataggccaatctccaacctgaCAATCCTTGGAAGAGTAGTTGGGGGGAGACAATCAGAGGGGCAGTGTGATGATCTTAGGTTACAAACTACCGCAGTCAAGTccagaggtgggtagtaacgagttacatttactccgttacgtttacttgagtaagtttttgaaaaaaaaaagtacttttataGTACCTTTTGGTGCTTTAATGGCTAACATTAACCTGGCTGgcacacatgttaatgttagCCACTTAAATATTAGCAGTTAGCTGAGGCCACAAGAAGAAGAGGCCCTAGAAGAACGATGGATGATAAGATTCGATTTTCAAGACTAGGCAGAGACGTGTTTTCCTTTACTGTCTCTTACAGAGGAGGGAGCAGATACCAGACGAGGTCACGGAGGTACGGGGAGGATTCGCAGCAGACAGCAAGACTGCCACGTCCATGCGAGAGAGCGATGGCTACAATAAGCTCTGTTTTTGTCTCCCTATATAATGGTGTACAGCCCATTTGAGGGTTATCCTCTCTGTGAAGCAGATGCTTGATTTCACACAGAGGTCCACCAACTGAATTTGATCAGTTATGGAAGGATTTACCTCGACAGGCTCCTTCACTCGCTGCTTTAAACCTGccttaaaacacacttttactccctgacctttgacccagtGTGACATGTTGACTCACTACCTCAGACAGCTTAAAAatagtctttttgttttttggtgctgCCTAAAAGAACCGTAAAATATCTGTCCTATATACAGTTATGTTCATATATTTTTGTACTACATCAGGAAACTCAAAAATAtagtttgtaatattttaatccttatttttaaaactgtttttgtcatttttcttctCCCATTGCATCAAAAATCATTATTTACACTGAATGAGTCAGCAGCTCTCTTACATTGTTGCTGCAGGTTCATTACTGAAGTCTGGAGTTGTTCCTTTGGACcagtcactcctcacagacacacagctggatGCTGCAGATCCTGctccatcctcttcctccatcttcTTGATGTCAGGGTGGAGTTAGTCTGagaggtaaacacacacactcagaggtgCTGTTGTACTGGAAGCATCACACTGACGGGTTTCTAAAGTTCTCATTGATCATTTCATGGAGTTTCTGTGGTAAACACTGTCCTGTGACGTATGTGTTATGGTGAGGGTCATGAGGGCTAACCAGCCCCACTCCTTACTCCTCATATTTCAGCCTGAAGCACAAGAacagcctaaacctaaccagcaGGCTGTAACCTCAAAGGGACTTCATGGTTAGAAATAAAGGTTCAGTGAAATGAAGCAGATCATAAAAACACGAGTTCCAACTTTAAAAGAAGCATCCACACGATGACGGCACAGCAGAGGAGCACTTTCTCTAACACACTGATTCAGTTCCACtgacacaaggacacacacaggaAGGCGCACACATCCCGTGATGAAGGCGGGTCTTTCTGTGAGTCCGCACGCTCATTGGCTAATAGCTCGAGATAGACACATCGTTATCCAATGAGCGTGCGGGAACTTCCGACATAAAGTTGTTTCCTTTGAAAAACCAACGTCTGATTTTTTTGCCTCCACTGACGGAGCCTGTTGTTCCCGCCACAGAGACACAGTAATGTCAGAGCGGTGTTAACACTCACCCTGCCTCAGCACAGCTCTcactctcctcctgctctctcaCACTAAACGGAGGCTCAGCTAAACTCACTTCCTCTCTACTTACAGGAAACCAGCGCTCAGAGGAGCCGACCGGCCTCACATTTCACCCACAGACACGAACAGCGTGGAATTATTTTATGTCATAAGAAGAAACATATTCATGTTAACACTCACCTGCCTCAGCTCcaccttcctcctcctgctttcactttcactacTGCTCCCTAAACACAGAGGATGCTGGGACGTAGTTTTTTCCTTCCGtcttcctctttgtttgtgttcaAGTTATTTCGATCATGTAAACATCAACAGAACACGTGAAGCCACACAGAGTTTGTATGTCGAGGTAGGTAGGAGGTGTGTTGTCTTCGTAGCGCTTgttaaaaataacacagcaTCCACTTATGCTTTGCAAGCTACTGCTCCAAACATTTTATTGACACCATTCATTCCCTCACACCACAGACCAGTCTTCTTTTATGTCTCGCCCGGAGGCATTCAtgagcgccccctgctggtaaaCCTTATCATTACACGAACACCTACATATCAACACATCCCCTTTCCTCTGAATTATATACAACATAGGTCTTATAAACTAACATATACACATAATTGTTTTACATTAATATTTtttcaattgtttttttttcaccaccatcagaatataagataaaaacaaatccagtttCAGCTTTACAGATTAAGCCTAACTGGTCTTTTGGCCTTACGCTCTGACCTCCTCAATACAGGTCCTGAAACCACTTCACTTCTCTCCACATACTCATGTCCATCCAGTGGTTTCAAATCAGACACTGTCTCTGCATGTGACACATCAACATTTTCATCTTCCTCaccacattgttcctcctgAAATGTCTCTTTAGTCTTCAGCAAGTTGCGACGGTTCCTTCTGAACACATGACCTTCTTCAGTTCTTACGTCATATGATCTCGGACCTGCTTCCTGAAGAACAATGGCTTTCCTGCTCCATGCATTCTGATCTTGGATTCTCACTACATCATCCTTTGCAAGCAATCCAAGTTCTCTTGTTCCCTTGTCGTACCGCcgtttttgtttccatttcagATGCTCTT
Proteins encoded:
- the LOC134623519 gene encoding protein NLRC3-like; translated protein: TLHFLRRLKQHEMADHLRSKIFAPLCKRELKAQLKKKFQCVFEGIAKAGSPTLLNQIYTELHITEGGTAEVNDEHEVRQIETASRKPDRAETTIRQEDIFKVSPGRDEPIRTVLTKGVAGIGKTVLTQKYSLDWAEDKANQDIQFIFPFTFRELNVLKEEKFSLVELVHHFFNQTNQSGICRLEDFQVVFILDGLDECRLNLDFNKTKILTETRKSTSLDELLTNLIRGNLLPSARLWITTRPAAANQIPPQCVDMVTEVRGFTDPQKEEYFRKRFRDEEQASRIISHIKKARSLHIMCHIPVFCWITATVLEDVLETREGGQLPKTLTEMYIHFLVVQAKVKRIKYDGGAETDPHWSPESRKMIESLGKLAFDQLQKGNLIFYEPDLTECGIDIRAASVYSGVFTQIFKEEKQLYQNKVFCFVHLSVQEFLAALHVHLTFINSGLNLLEEQQTTSMWLKLSDKPKLQSLHQCAVDKALQSPNGHLDLFLRFLLGLKTNQTRLQGLMTQTGSSAQTNQEAVKYIKKKLSENLSAEKSINLFHCLNELNDRSLLEEIQQSLRSGRLSTDKLSPAQWSALVFILLSSEKDLDVFDLQKYFCSEEALLRLLPVVKVSKKAL